ACGGCTTTCCTCAGGCAGACGCTTCTCGAACAAAGCCGTCAGTTCCGCAATATCCGGGCGTCCGGTGCCGCCGCGCAGCGCCACAAGTTCCACCATTTCCGCCGCCGCGCGCACCGCGCCACGGTCCATGCCAAGGGCGAGCAGCGGATGCTTCAGCAGCGCCACGATGGAAACGGGATCGCCCGGCTCGAACACTGCCGCCAGAAGCAGCGTCAGCAATTCGGCCGGAGCGGTTCGCGACAAGGGCGTGCCGCCGGAATCGTCGGCCACCACATTGAACCGCAGGAGTTCGGACGACACACGTCTCGCCAGATTGCGATCCGGCGTCACCAGCGCGACCTTCGCTTCTGGGTCCGCGGCGGCCTGCTTGAGCGCGATGGCGATGGAAGCCGCCTCGTCGCGCTCGTTCGCCGCCTCGATCAGCGTGACTTCGGCTAGGGCGGCCGACACCGCCTCGGCGCGCAAATCCCGCCCTGTCGCCCAGGTATCCGTCGTCTCAGCCGGTCGCAGCGCCTCGCTGACGCAGGCCCTGCGCGCAGACATGGCCGGCTTCAGTTCGCCGACCTCTTCGACGCCATCCCGCGTCGCCTTGAGCGCGCGCAGCAGCTTGGCGAGACCGTATTGCGGATGGCCGAGGATGGTGGGCTCGGGGTTCTGCGCGTTGATCGCGGCCCACGATTCCGCGTCTATGCCGAGATCGAGGCCGGGCAGCACCACCGCGCCGCGTTCCAGCCGCGCGATGACGGAGAGCAACTCGCAGGTCGCCGGTAGCGAGCCGGTCGAGCCCGCCGCGATCACCGGGCCGGGCGGCGGACTGCGCTTCAGCCGCTCCGCCTCCAACCGGATCAGCCGGCTGCGATGCGCAGCCGGATTGGATCTTTGGCGCGAGGCGAGGATCGCCGGCCATTGCTCGGTGACGATGTTGAGGAAATCCAGCGTCACCTGCCACCAGCCTGCAAGTTCCCCCGAGACGAGGTCGCCGAGCTTCGTCCAGTCCGCTCCTTCCGTCTCGATCTCGTCCATCAGCCCGGCAAGATCCCGGGCGTGCCAGATGGCGTCGGCGGAGGAAGCCGGCACGACGACATCCTCGGCATAGAGCGCGGCGACATGCGCCGGCAGGCGGCGCTTCCACGCGCGCACGAGATCGGCCAGCAGAAGCAGCCGGTCGAGCGGCGCGATCGGCGGTTCGAGATCGAGCGAGCCCGAGAAATCGCCGTCGAAGATCGCACCGTCCTCGTCGAACTCGCCCAGCGCGCGGATTGTCGGCAGAATGGCGGAGTTTCCACCGGAAAGCCCGACAAAGACGCTGCGCAACTCGCGCGCGGCGCGCCGCGTCGGCAGATAGATCGTGGCGCCCGCCAGCGCCAACGGGTCGCCGCCGTCGAAACCCGGCACCAGCCGGCCGGACACCAGCGCTTCCGCCAGCTTCGGCAGGAAAGGCGCGCCGGGCGCGATGGTAAAAAGACGCGGCGCGGCTGCGCTCATGACGCCCCGGAGGGAGCCACGCCGCCGGCTCGTTCGGCGAGCGCGCGGGCGACGACTGCCTCGGCCGGCGCGATGGCGTCGGGCGTGCCGACCGTGATCCAGTGCCCGTCGAGTACGTGACCGAACAGCCGGCCTTTGGCGATCGCCTCGTCGAAATAGCGGTTAAGCGAGGAAACGGCGATTTCCTTGCCGGCGAACAGATCGGCGCTGAGGATCGCCGCGCCCGCATAGATCATGCCGGACGGATCGCCCCTGGCGCGCGACAGGCGGCCATCGGCGTCGATCAGGAAATCGGCGCCGCCGCTGTGTCCCGTCGCGGATTTCAGGTCGGAAAGCATTAGGAGAATATCCATCCGCGACGGGTCCCATTCAAGGGCGAGCGCATCGAGATTGGCAACACTCCTGTCAATCCAGAACGTGTCGGCGTTGAGCAGGTAGAACGGTTCGCGCCCGAGTTTCGGCAGAGCCCTGACGATGCCGCCCGCCGAATCGAGAAGGCCGTCCCGCTCGTCCGAAACGACGATATGCGGGACCTTCCTGCCCGCGACATGGGCAATGATCTGGTCCGGGAGATAATGGACGTTGACGACTGCCTTCTCCACGCCGCTGACCGCCAGCATGTCCAGCCCCCAGTCCAAAAGCGTCTTGCCGGCGACCGGCACAAGCGGCTTCGGCATCGTCTCGGTGATCGGCCGCATACGCTTGCCGAGCCCCGCCGCGAGCACCATCGCCGTCTTGGGTTTCCAGCCGGTCATGCGGCAATCTCATCCAGAAATCCGTGGTGCGCATAGAGACCGGCAAGTTCCGCCAGCGCCGGATGTTCGAGCGCGCGGCGCAGATAATCGCGAATGCGCGGCAGATGCTTCAGATAGGCCGGCTTGCCGTCGCGCTCCTTCAGCCGCACGAAAATGCCGAGGATTTTCGTGTTCCGCTGTGCCGCCATGATGGCGTAGGCCTCGCGGAATCCCGCTTCGTCGAAAGCGCCGGACGCCTTCCGACGTTCGACATAAGCGTCGGCCACGGCGCGCTCCAGCTCCTCCGGCACGGTGACGCGCGCGTCCATGGCGAGCGAAGCGACGTCGTAGGCGACGGGACCGATCAGCGCGTCCTGGAAATCGATGACGCCGAGCCGGTCGTGGCCTTTCCTCTCAGCGCGCCAGATCAGGTTCGGCGAATGATAGTCGCGCTGGACAAGGCCGGGCTCGGCGGTTTCCAGCCGGTCGATCAGAGCGTTCCAGACGGCGGCGAATTCGGTCCGAAGCGGCACATCCGGTGGCTTGCCCGTGCGCCATTTGACGTACCAGTCCAGCAACAGTTCGACCTCGATCAGCATCGCCTCGCGGTCGAAGGGCGGCACGTCGTGAAAAATGCCGTCAGCGACCGGCAGATGGCTCCTGACCGGCTTGCCATGCAGGTCGGCCAGCAACTCGGCCGCCGCGATGTAGCGTTCCGCGATCGGCTGCCCCGCCGTATCGATGACGCCTTCGGAGCCGAGATTCTCGATCAGCAGGAAGCCATGATCGAGATCCTGCGCATGGATGCGCGGCACGCTGACGCCGGCCTCGGCAAGCGCGCGGTCGACGCCGACGAAAGCCGCGACCGTCCGCGACGTGTGCGCGATCTCGGCATAGGCCTTGCCGTTCTTGACGACCGGCCCGAGCACCAGCGGCGGCGAGTTCATCAGGATGCGCGGTTCTTCTCCCGCAAGGGACACCGTTTCATAGCTGCGCGCCGAGGCATCGCCGGTGAGATGACGGCGCGACGCCTCGCCCCATCCGGCCATCGCGAGAAAGTCCCGCATGGCGAGCGCCCGCGCGACTCTTTCGAACGGCTTGCCGATGCCGGTGATGGTCGCCAGCCGGCCTTCGCCTTCATGCGCCAACGTCACATGGATGGTTTCCGCCGGCAGCAGGTCGCCGGCCCGTTCGGGCCATTCGATCAGCGCCGCGCCCGTCTCCAGCGCCTCGTCGAGGCCTAGTTCCAGAAGTTCGTCAGGCGACGCCGTGCGATAGAGATCGAAATGATGGATCGGCAACCGCCCCTCATAGGCCTGCACCAGCGTGAAGGTCGGGCTCGGCACGTCGAGTTCGGCATCGTCTGCTACGGCCCTGATCAGCGCACGCGCCAGCGTCGTCTTGCCGGCGCCGAGATCGCCATGCAGCGCGACGACATCGCCCGCCTTCAGCGCCTGAGCCAGATCCTCGCCAAGCTGCGCCGTCGCGGCCTCGCTGGCGAGGAAGCGCTCGCGCCGGAACGCCGTCATCTATTCGGCCGCATCCTGCATCGCGCGCGGCTGCCGCGGGAAGAAGCAGATGACCGTGGTGCCGTGGTCGTCGCCGGATTCAATGCGAACATTGCCGCCATGCAGCTCGACGAAGCTCTTGACGATGGAGAGCCCGAGCCCGGCCCCGCGCCGGCGGCCGCCATTGGCGTGGGATTCGAAGCGGCGGAACGCGATCTCGAGCAGATCGGGCGCCATGCCGGGGCCGTCGTCCTTGACCGCGAATTCGACGCCCTCGGCGACGTCGCGGCAGGTCAGCGTCACGGTGCTGCCTTCCGGCGCGTAGTTGGCGGCGTTGCTGAGGAGGTTGAGCAGGACCTGGCGAACGCGATTCTCGTCGCCCAGCATCGATTTCGGCGCGTCGGCTATGTCGACCGCGAGCGTGATGCGATGCTCGGTGAAGCGGTCGGACACCATCTCCGCGGCCGACGCGATCACCTGCGGAATGCGGACCTCGCCCATTTCGAGCTGCATGATGCCGGCATCGACCGTGGCGAGGTCGAGTATGTCGTTGACTAGCGTCAAGAGCACCGAGGAGGAGGAGAATATGTGTCCGACATATTCCTTCTGCCGCTCATTGAGCGGTCCGGTGGTGCCCAGCTCCAAAAGTTCGGTGAAGCCGATGATGTTGGTCAGCGGCGAGCGCAGTTCGTAGGAGACCCGCTGGATGAAGTCGTCCTTGAGCTGGTCGGCCTTTTGCAAGGCGTCATTCTTGTCCTGCAGCGCGCGCTCGACATTGACGCTGTCGGTCACATCGATGAAGGTCAGCATCACCTGCCCGTTCGGCAGATGGATCAGGCCATGGCGCAGCACGGTGCCGTTGCGGAGCCCGGTCTGCCCCTGACAGTCGCGGCGCTCGTCGTCGAAGCCGGTCACGGCGGCGACGAAGCTGTTCCACGGGCTGTCGGCGGCCATGTCGCGGCAGGCGTCGCGCAATTGCGATATGTGCGTCTGCGAGCTGATCGTCTCGGGATCGAGCCCCCACAGTTTCGAGAAGGCCGGATTGGCGAGCCGCGTGCGGCCGTCCGGCCCGAACACGGCGACGCCTTCGGCCAGATTGTCGAGTGTCTCGCCCTGCACGCGGATCGCGGCGTTGTAGCGGCTTTCGAGGTCGATCTTTTCCGTCAGGTTCTCGAACACCCAGGTCACGCCGCCCTTGGGCTGCGGGTTGGCGACGACGCGGACGGTGCGGCCGTCCGGCAGGTGCCACCAATGTTCTGCCGGCTCGACGGCGCGATAGACGGCGAGCAGATTCTCCTTCCAGCGCCGCCATTCGGGTTGCTCGGCGAGCTTGCCGTCGCCCCGCAGCCGGTCGAGCACCAGCGCATTGTCGGGCGCGCTGTTGAGGAAGGGAACGTCCAGTTCCCACAGCTTCTGGAAGGCGGCATTGTAGAAGCGCAGCTTCTGGTCGGCGTCGAACTGGGCGACGGCCGTCGTCAGCTGGTCGAGCGTATTGGCGTGGTTGCGCACGATCTGGGCGTAGTCCTCGCGGATCGCCTCCGCGCCGCTGATATCCTGCGCCAGTCCTGCCGAACCGTTGGGGCCGGCGAAATCCGTGACGCTGAACATCCTGCGATCGCCGCGCACCACCGTCGAGACGATCTGCTCGAAAAGCTTGCTGGTCCGGTGCTGGTCCGCGATCGACTCGCGCGCCTGCGTGCCTAGAAGCTCCTTGCCGTCGCGCACCGCGCCTTCCGCGCCATCGGCTTCCGCCGCGTCGGCATAGGCGCGGTTGACCCATTTCAGCCGTCCGTCCTGGTTCCTGATCCAGAACGGCATATTGAGCGCGTCGATCATGCCGAGCAGCGTGTCATAATCGGCTGCGAGCTGCTGGTTTTCGATCCTGAGGCGCGCTTCGGCGCGCTGGGCTTCCGACAGCGAGATGAAACGCACGATGGCATGCGTCGGCGTCTTGCGCCCGCGCACTTCGAGCGGCGCGCCGCTCTGGCTTTCGACGAGCCGGTCGAAGGGCGTGCCTTTCTCCCGCAGCGTCTCGATGGCCTTTTCAATGGCCGACGCCGAGAGCGGCGACAGCCACCGCCCGAAGGCGAGGAACGAACTGCGGTCTTCCGGTGCCCCCGTTTCGGAAGGCAGTCCGCCGACCAGATCGGGTTTGGAGCGGTCGGCCGGCCATATGACGAGCCGCTGGTCGCGCAGGTTGAGCAGCGCCTCGGTGCGGGACAGCGCGTTGTTCAGCTCGGACACCTTGGCGCGCAACGCGACGTTCTGCGACGCCGTACGGGCGCGTTCCCGGATCAGCCATATCGCCGACAGCAGCGCCGACCCCATGACGCCGGCGAAGACGGCGAACTGGATCACCTCGAAGGTGCCGACGGAGATTCCGGAGATGCCGAACAGGTCCATGTCCTGCGCATGAGCGCGGCCGCCGAGCGTGAGCGCCGTCGTGGAGGCAAGCGCGGTGATCGCCGTCCGCGCTGCGGGCCGCATGGAAAACCTCTCGCGCGCCGTCGCCGGACGCGAATCGTTCTGGCCGCCGGATACGGCCTCTCCCGCATGGCGCGGGCTGTCCCCCGGCATGTCTTGTCCTCTCGCCGCTAGAATTCCAAGACCGCCTGTTCCGCTCCTACGAAGCCCTACCCCGAAGCGGATGCATCGCGAATCACTTCACAATAGACGCTGGGCGAATCGCCGTGAAGAAGCTTCGCGGCAAAAAGAAACGCCGCGCGCTTGTCAAGCGCGCAGCGTCAATATCTTGTGTTATATTCCAGCGAAATCAGTATCTGTAGTGTTCGGGCTTGAACGGCCCCTGTGGGGTCACGCCGATATAGGCGGCCTGCTCGCCGGACAGTTCCGTCAGCTTCGCGCCGAGCTTTTCGAGATGCAGCCGCGCCACCTTCTCGTCGAGGTGTTTTGGCAGCGTGTAGACCTTGTTCTCGTACTTGCCGGGCTGCGTCCACAGCTCGATCTGGGCCAGCACCTGGTTGGTGAAGGAGGCCGACATGACGAAGCTCGGATGGCCGGTCGCGTTGCCGAGATTGAGCAGGCGGCCCTCCGACAGCAGGATCATGCGCTTGCCGTCCGGGAAGACGATCATGTCCACCTGCGGCTTGACATTGGTCCATTTCAGGTTGCGCAGCGCGGCCACCTGAATCTCGTTGTCGAAATGGCCGATATTGCCGACGATCGCCATGTCCTTCAGCTTGCGCATATGGTCGAGCGTCAGCACGTCCTTGTTGCCGGTGGCGGTGATGATGATGTCGGCGGATGAGATCGCGTCGTCCATGGTGACGACCTCATAGCCGTCCATGGCGGCCTGCAGCGCGCAGATCGGATCGGCTTCCGTCACCTTCACGCGTGCTCCGGCGCCCTGCAGCGAGGCGGCCGAGCCCTTGCCCACGTCGCCATAGCCGGCGACGATGGCGACCTTGCCGGCCATCATCACGTCGGTGCCGCGGCGGATGCCGTCGACCAGCGATTCCTTGCAGCCATATTTGTTGTCGAACTTCGACTTGGTGACCGAGTCGTTGACGTTGATCGCGGGGAAAGGCAGCAGGCCCTTCTTCTGGAGCTGATAGAGGCGGTTGACGCCCGTCGTCGTCTCCTCGCTGACGCCGCGGATCGCCTCGCGCTGCTTCGTGAACCAGCCGGGCGATGCCTTGAGCCGCTTGGCGATCTGCGCGAACAGGATTTCCTCCTCCTCGCTGCCGGGATTCTTGAGGATGTCCTCGCCCGCTTCGGCGCGCGCGCCGAGCAGGATGTACATGGTGGCGTCGCCGCCATCGTCGAGGATCATGTTGGACAGGCCGCCATCGGCCCACTGGAAGATCTTGTCGGTGTAGTCCCAGTAGTCCTCGAGCGACTCGCCCTTGATCGCGAAGACCGGGACGCCGCTGGCCGCGATCGCCGCCGCCGCATGGTCCTGCGTCGAGAATATGTTGCAGGAGGCCCAGCGGATTTCGGCGCCGAGCGCCTTCAGCGTCTCGATCAGCACGGCGGTCTGGATGGTCATGTGCAGCGAGCCGGTGATGCGCGCACCCTTGAGCGGCTGCGTCGGGCCGAACTCCTCGCGCGCGGCCATCAGGCCCGGCATCTCGGTCTCGGCGATGTCGATTTCCTTGCGGCCCCAATCGGCCAGCGAAATGTCGGCGACGACATAATCCTTGTGAGCTGTCACGGCAGGTCTCCAATCGTTGAGAATCGGACGGCGCACGGCACGTCCTCCGGACGGCATCCGGAAATGGTGCGCCTGACTAGCAGAAGCCGTCTGTATCGACAATGGGACATAAAGAAATCTTTATGCGTGCATGTCGGACGTTATTTCCGGAGGTAAAGGAAATAACGGTCCTTCGGCACGCCGGGCGGCACGATCATGGGCTCCAGTGCCTCATGATCGAGCGGCAGACCGCTGGCTGAGATCCCGCCCGAACGCAGCAGGCCCGCGATCAGTTGCGGCAGCCAGCGCAGCGTCAGCGCGTCCTTGTCTTCATAGCCTGTGCCGATATCGGCATGCACAAGCGCGGCACCGATGCCGACGAAGGCCTGCGCAGTCTCGGCGATCTCACCCAGCACCAGATCGTCGGTTGCCGGCGCGGTAGGAAGATGCGCGGCGAAGGCCCTGTCGAAAGCGACGACGCGCCGCCCCGGCATGCGCTCGCGCAGATGATCGTAGGTGCGGCCGTTGCCTAGGCCGAGTTCCATCACCGGCCCCTCGACATCGGCAAGCAGGTCGGCGACATGGTTGAGGCAGTCGCGCTGCGCCGACATGCGGCGGATGAAGCTGTCGAGGCGGCTCATTTCTGTGGTCTCGTCCGCTCAGAGTTTCGCGTAGTCTCGGTACCAGCCGACGAAATCCGCCATGCCTTCCTGAAGCGGCACGCGCGGCTGGAAATCGAGGTCGCGGGCGGCGCGGGTGATGTCGGCATAGGTCAGTTCGACGTCGCCGGCCGGCTTCGGCTTCATCTCCATCACCGCCTTGCGTCCTGCGGCCTGCTCGATCGCGGCGATGAAATCCAGAAGCTCGACCGGGCTGTTGTTGCCGAGATTGTAGATGCGTTCCGTCTCGTCCGGCCGGGCGAGGATGCTGTCGGCGGCCGCCACGACGCCGGCGACGATGTCGTCCACATGGGTGAAGTCGCGTTTCATCTTCCCGTCGTTGAACACGGATATCGGCTTGCCGCGAAAAATGGCGTCGGTGAAGAGCCACGGCGCCATGTCGGGCCGACCGAAGCGGCCATAGACGGTGAAGAAGCGCAGCCCGGTGGAACGGATGCCATGGATGTCGCGATAGGCGTGGGCGAGCAGTTCGCCGGCGCGCTTGGTCGCCGCGTAGACGGAAATGGGCGAATCCGCCCGCGCCGTCTCCGAAAAGGGCGGCTGCGTATCCGTGCCGTAGACCGACGAGGAACTCGCATAGACGATGGGCGGGCGACGCTTCAGCTTCGCCGCCAGTTCGAACATGACGACCTGACCCGTCACGTTCGAGTCCACATAGGTCAGCGGCGCCTCGATCGAATAGCGAACGCCGGCCTGCGCCGCGAGATGCACGATGGCGTCGGCGTCGAGCGCTTCCCCGGGCAGCGTCTCCGCGAGGCGCGGATCGGCGACGTCGCCCTGGCGGAACTCGAAATTCGGATGGGTCTTCAATCGGGCCAGCCGGTCGAGCTTCAGGCTGACGGGATAGTACTCATTGAGGTTGTCGAGCCCGAACACCCGGTCGCCCCGCGCGAGCAGGCGCCGCGCCGTGTGGTAGCCGATGAAGCCGGCGGCGCCGGTCAGGAGGATTCTCATGTGGTTTCCATGGCTTACGCCCGGCGTGGCCGGCGGCCCGCGCGGCTTGTCCGTTTGCCATGTGGCAAATTTCGGCGGCGATGTCTATTTGAGGCCGACCATATCCGCTAAAACCCGTCCGGTTCGGCCGTACGGTCCCATCAGGAACGGTTTCGCATGAAGCTCACCATTTTCGGCACCGGCTATGTCGGCCTGGTCACGGGTGCCTGTTTCGCCGATGTCGGCCACGATGTGCTGTGCGTCGATATCGACCCGAAGCGCATCGAGACGCTGGAGCGCGGCGAGGTGCCGTTCTTCGAGCCCGGCTTGAAGGCGCTCGTCGCCTCGAACAGGGCAGCCGGCCGCCTCGCCTTCACCAGCGACGGCGCGGCAGCGATACGGTCGGGCGACATCATCTTCATCGCCGTCGGCACGCCTTCCAGCGCGGACGGTTCGGCCGATCTCTCCCATGTCCGCGCTGTGGCCCGGACGGTCGGCGACAACATCGACGGCTACAAGATCGTCGTCGGCAAGTCGACGGTTCCGGTGGGCACGGCCGACATGGTGCGGGAGGTGATCGCGGAAACGCAGCAGGCGCGCGGCACGCAGCATCCCTTCGATGTCTGCTCCAACCCCGAATTCCTCAAGGAAGGCAGCGCCATCGAGGATTTCGCGCGGCCTGCCCGCATCATCATCGGCACGGATTCGGAGCGCGTGCGCAAGACGCTCGCCGCCTGCTACCGGCCCTACAACCGCAACCACGACAAGCTGATGATGATGGATGTGCGCTCGGCCGAGCTGACCAAATATGCCGCCAACGCCATGCTCGCCACCAAGATCAGCTTCATGAACGAGATGGCCAACATCGCCGAGCGGCTCGGCGCCGACATAGAGGACGTGCGGCGCGGCATCGGCTCGGATCCGCGCATCGGCTACCATTTCATCTATCCGGGCTGCGGCTATGGCGGCTCCTGCTTCCCAAAGGACGTCAGCGCCATCGTCCGGACCGCGACAGACGCCGGCGTCGAGCCGCATCTCCTGGAGGCGGTCGAGCGGGTCAACGCCAGCCAGAAGCGCGTGCTCTTCGACAAGCTCCATCAGGCGCTCGACGGCAGGCTTGCGGGCAAGACGGTCGCCGTCTGGGGGCTCGCCTTCAAGCCCAACACGGACGACATGCGCGAGGCGCCGAGCCGCGTCCTCATCGAAGCTCTGTGGCAGGCGGGCGCCTCGGTGCGGGCCTTCGACCCGGAGGCGATGCAGGTTGCGCGGGAGATCTACGGCGACCGTGCGGATTTCGTGCTGGCGACGTCGCCGCGGGATGCCGCGACCGGCGCGGACGCGCTCGTCATCTGCACCGAATGGAAGCAGTTCCGCGTTCCGGATTTCGGCTGGCTCAAGGCCAATCTCCGCCAGCCCGTCATCGTCGATGGTCGCAACCTTTACGATCCCGAGATCGTCGCGCAGCACGGGCTTCTGTATTTTGCCGTGGGGAGGGGCCTGTCGGTGCGGCACGACGGCGTCGCCGCCAACCCGCAGGTGCGGGAAGTCGCATGAACGCACAGCGATTCACGCGCCTCGACAAGCTGCGCCTCAGGCTGGAGGCGCAGAACGCCTGTCTCGGCTGGGCGTTCGCCGAGATCGCCGGGCGTCCCGGTCCCGTCTTCGAGCTCGGTCTCGGCCACGGCCGCACCTACGATCATCTGCGCACGCATCTGCCGGACCGCGACATCTATGTCTTCGATCGCGAGATCGACTGCTACGACGATTGCGTTCCGCCGTCCGACCGGACTTTTCTCGGCGACATCGAGGAGACCTTGAAAGCTGCCGCCGCCCGCTTTCCGAACAAGGCGGCGCTGGTGCATTCCGACATGGGTTCCTACACGGAAGCCCACAATTCGGCCATGAGCGAGCGGCTCAGCCGCCTTCTGCCCGCCGTGCTCGCGCCGGGCGGCATCGTCGTGTCCGACCTGCCGCTCGCCATGGCGGGAGTTTCGACGCTGCCGCTTCCGGCCGGCGCGCAGGAAGGCCGCTATTTCCTCTATCGGGCCTGATTGCCGCTACCGGTACGGGTCCGCCGCGTCCCGCAGACCGTCGCCGAGGAAGTTGAAGGCGAGGATGACGAGGATCACCGGGACCATCGGGAACAGTAGCCACGGATAGAAGGCGATCACGGTCACGCCGCGCGCCTCGGTCAGCAATATGCCCCAGCTGGTGATCGGAGGGCGCAGGCCGAGGCCGAGGAAGGACAGCGCCGTCTCGCCGAGGATCATGCCGGGAATGGCGATGGTGGCGGTCGCGATCAGATGCGACATGAAGCCGGGGATCATGTGCCTTCCGATGATGCGGGCCGGCTTCGCGCCCATCAGTTGCGCGGCGAGCACGTAATCCTCCTCGCGCAGCGCCAGCAGCTTGGAGCGCACCGCGCGGGCGAGGCCCGTCCAGTCGAGCAGTCCGAGGATCATGGTGATGGCGAAATAGATCACGATCGGATGCCAGGTCACGGGCATGATCGCGGCGAGCGCCATCCAGAGCGGGATCGAGGGCAGCGATTGCAGCACCTCGATGATGCGCTGCACGATCATGTCGAGCGTGCCGCCATGATAGCCGGCCAGCCCGCCGATGACGATGCCGAGCACGAAGCTGAAGGCCACGCCGAGCAGGCCGATGGTGAGCGAGATGCGCGCCCCGTAGATGATGCGCGAGAGCACGTCGCGGCCGAGCCGGTCGGTGCCGAGCAGGAACATCTCGCCGCCCTCCGCAGGGCAGACCAGATGCAGGTTCGACTCTGCCATCCCCCAGAACTTGTAGCTGTCGCCGCGGCAGAAGAAGCGGACCGGCTGTATGTCGCCCGGCCTGTCCGTGTAGACGCGCTTCAGCGTCTCCATGTCGAGGTTCATCTCCCGGCCGTAAACGAACGGTCCGACGAAATTTCCCTGCGTGTCGAAGAGATGCACCCGCTGCGGCGGCGTGTAGATGAAATCCATGTTGCGCGTGTGCAGATTGTACGGCGCGACGAACTCGGACACGAGGATCAGGGCGTAGAGGAAGGCGAGGAAGATGCCGGAGGCGACGGCCACCTTGTGGCGCTTGAACTTCCACCACATCAGGCGAAGCTGCGAGGCCTGATAGACGCGCGACTGCTCCACCGTCATCGCCTCGACCGACATCGGGTCGAAGGGTGCGGCGGAGACGTAATGCTCCATGGGAGCGCCGGGCGGCGGCAGGGGCGTGCTCATTTGGTGCTCCCGCCCGCCAGCCTGATGCGCGGATCGAGCAGCGCCAGCGCCAGGTCGGAGATCA
The window above is part of the Rhizobiaceae bacterium genome. Proteins encoded here:
- a CDS encoding class I SAM-dependent methyltransferase gives rise to the protein MNAQRFTRLDKLRLRLEAQNACLGWAFAEIAGRPGPVFELGLGHGRTYDHLRTHLPDRDIYVFDREIDCYDDCVPPSDRTFLGDIEETLKAAAARFPNKAALVHSDMGSYTEAHNSAMSERLSRLLPAVLAPGGIVVSDLPLAMAGVSTLPLPAGAQEGRYFLYRA
- a CDS encoding UDP-glucose/GDP-mannose dehydrogenase family protein → MKLTIFGTGYVGLVTGACFADVGHDVLCVDIDPKRIETLERGEVPFFEPGLKALVASNRAAGRLAFTSDGAAAIRSGDIIFIAVGTPSSADGSADLSHVRAVARTVGDNIDGYKIVVGKSTVPVGTADMVREVIAETQQARGTQHPFDVCSNPEFLKEGSAIEDFARPARIIIGTDSERVRKTLAACYRPYNRNHDKLMMMDVRSAELTKYAANAMLATKISFMNEMANIAERLGADIEDVRRGIGSDPRIGYHFIYPGCGYGGSCFPKDVSAIVRTATDAGVEPHLLEAVERVNASQKRVLFDKLHQALDGRLAGKTVAVWGLAFKPNTDDMREAPSRVLIEALWQAGASVRAFDPEAMQVAREIYGDRADFVLATSPRDAATGADALVICTEWKQFRVPDFGWLKANLRQPVIVDGRNLYDPEIVAQHGLLYFAVGRGLSVRHDGVAANPQVREVA
- a CDS encoding ABC transporter permease, with the translated sequence MSTPLPPPGAPMEHYVSAAPFDPMSVEAMTVEQSRVYQASQLRLMWWKFKRHKVAVASGIFLAFLYALILVSEFVAPYNLHTRNMDFIYTPPQRVHLFDTQGNFVGPFVYGREMNLDMETLKRVYTDRPGDIQPVRFFCRGDSYKFWGMAESNLHLVCPAEGGEMFLLGTDRLGRDVLSRIIYGARISLTIGLLGVAFSFVLGIVIGGLAGYHGGTLDMIVQRIIEVLQSLPSIPLWMALAAIMPVTWHPIVIYFAITMILGLLDWTGLARAVRSKLLALREEDYVLAAQLMGAKPARIIGRHMIPGFMSHLIATATIAIPGMILGETALSFLGLGLRPPITSWGILLTEARGVTVIAFYPWLLFPMVPVILVILAFNFLGDGLRDAADPYR